Proteins from one Lacrimispora sphenoides genomic window:
- a CDS encoding extracellular solute-binding protein, producing the protein MNKKLTALALAVTMAAGAAMAGCSGGGSATTGGTGAAGGKTTKQAEGSGKKEISISILERGQCPAEEGTMEDNRWVNWINENSPVKVNWIPVPRTESVAKINALFASDSAPDLVWEFGKTFMDSLIQQGVIQPVDEYIEQYSTEYKAYLEKHPELVPYLTGDDGKMYAMTSARTPLGVANHGIWIRQDWLDNLGLQTPTTTNELYDVAYKFTKNDPDKNGVDDTFGLSFNYNFLSIMKTLFGQPDGNMEVIDGQLKDWVGTDEYAQCFDMLKKMYNEGIIDPEYITDTNFERQRELVVTGKAGIWLSGYNMESEWRELKKNVPEAVFIPLEPVAGPEGKGGLYQEPPANKIICMNRNAKDPEACLEFIDWMLKEGWKGPTYGTEGVHYKMVDGIPQKIDVEKNKRELNYATEYAIVSGEVIDDIGKYIEITSAQDELSQEYAKLRTLGLDTATKNKFRRDIPYLPASELSSKYNSDFFSIQNSIEAKMISDPSYSVAEGITEIESEKKGLGFDDVMKERQEWYEKNKDLFK; encoded by the coding sequence ATGAATAAAAAATTAACAGCTTTGGCACTGGCGGTTACAATGGCAGCAGGAGCGGCAATGGCTGGCTGCTCTGGCGGTGGCAGCGCCACAACAGGAGGGACCGGGGCCGCAGGAGGCAAAACCACGAAGCAGGCCGAAGGCTCAGGGAAAAAGGAGATTTCCATCTCGATTTTGGAACGAGGCCAATGTCCCGCAGAAGAAGGTACCATGGAAGACAACCGATGGGTGAACTGGATCAATGAGAACAGCCCGGTAAAGGTAAACTGGATACCGGTGCCCCGTACCGAGTCCGTAGCAAAGATCAACGCTTTGTTTGCCAGTGATTCTGCTCCGGATCTGGTGTGGGAATTCGGTAAGACATTTATGGACAGCCTGATCCAGCAAGGCGTCATCCAGCCCGTGGATGAGTACATAGAGCAATACAGCACAGAATATAAGGCATATCTGGAAAAACATCCGGAGCTGGTCCCTTATCTGACTGGAGATGACGGCAAGATGTATGCAATGACATCAGCCAGGACGCCTTTAGGCGTGGCTAACCACGGCATCTGGATCCGCCAGGACTGGCTGGACAATTTAGGGCTTCAGACACCGACCACCACGAATGAACTGTATGATGTGGCTTATAAATTCACAAAGAATGACCCGGATAAAAATGGGGTGGATGATACCTTCGGGCTTTCCTTTAATTACAACTTCCTTTCCATTATGAAGACCCTGTTCGGGCAGCCGGACGGGAATATGGAAGTCATTGATGGCCAGCTTAAAGATTGGGTAGGTACGGACGAATATGCACAGTGTTTTGACATGTTGAAGAAGATGTACAACGAAGGCATCATTGATCCGGAATACATCACCGATACCAACTTTGAGCGTCAGCGTGAACTGGTGGTTACAGGTAAGGCCGGTATCTGGTTGTCTGGTTACAACATGGAGTCTGAGTGGAGGGAGCTGAAAAAGAATGTTCCGGAAGCCGTGTTCATCCCTCTGGAACCTGTTGCAGGACCGGAAGGAAAGGGAGGACTTTACCAGGAACCGCCTGCAAATAAAATAATCTGCATGAACCGCAATGCAAAAGATCCGGAAGCATGTTTGGAATTCATCGACTGGATGCTTAAGGAAGGCTGGAAAGGCCCTACTTACGGTACGGAAGGCGTACATTATAAAATGGTAGACGGCATTCCTCAGAAGATCGACGTGGAAAAGAATAAGAGAGAACTGAACTATGCGACGGAATACGCCATTGTATCAGGTGAAGTTATTGACGATATCGGCAAATACATCGAAATCACCAGTGCACAGGACGAACTGTCCCAGGAATATGCCAAACTGCGCACCCTTGGGCTTGATACGGCTACGAAGAATAAGTTCAGAAGGGATATCCCATATCTGCCGGCATCCGAGCTGTCCAGCAAATATAACAGCGATTTCTTCTCTATCCAGAATTCCATTGAAGCTAAGATGATAAGCGATCCCAGCTATTCCGTTGCAGAAGGTATTACCGAAATCGAGAGCGAGAAAAAAGGCCTGGGATTTGACGATGTGATGAAAGAACGCCAAGAATGGTACGAGAAAAATAAAGATTTGTTCAAATAA
- a CDS encoding carbohydrate ABC transporter permease produces the protein MAKQVKKAVKVKKSLEERIFLAVVYVVLTLFTICALYPFLYVLAVSFSSSRAVGAGEVVLWPVEFNVEAYNQLLLDGQIFASMKNTILLTVVGTFLNLVTTTLAAYSLSKRNLRGRKIFVGMIVFTMLFSGGMIPNFVLIKSLKLMNTYTGLWLMGLISTYNLIVMKTFFEGVPESLSEAAAIDGANEPTILCRVILPVSKPVIATMVLFYAVGWWNNYFNPMLYLSSTTKFPMMVKLKQMLDTAKMIEVSSSEGLVQSTVAAETFKAASIMVVTLPIICVYPFLQKYFVKGAMIGSVKG, from the coding sequence ATGGCAAAACAGGTTAAAAAAGCAGTTAAAGTTAAGAAGTCCCTGGAAGAAAGGATATTCCTGGCGGTGGTCTATGTGGTCCTGACCTTATTTACCATCTGTGCGTTGTATCCCTTCCTCTATGTATTGGCCGTATCCTTCAGTTCCAGCCGGGCTGTGGGAGCCGGAGAAGTAGTGCTGTGGCCGGTGGAATTCAATGTGGAGGCTTATAACCAGCTGCTGCTGGACGGGCAGATTTTTGCATCCATGAAGAATACCATCCTGCTTACGGTAGTAGGGACATTCCTGAACCTTGTGACTACCACATTAGCAGCGTATTCCCTTTCCAAAAGAAACTTAAGGGGGCGGAAGATATTTGTAGGAATGATCGTATTCACCATGCTGTTTTCCGGCGGCATGATTCCTAATTTCGTACTGATTAAATCGTTGAAACTGATGAATACCTATACAGGGTTGTGGTTGATGGGATTAATCAGCACTTATAACCTGATCGTAATGAAGACATTTTTTGAGGGTGTACCCGAAAGTTTATCGGAAGCGGCAGCCATTGACGGCGCCAATGAGCCTACGATCTTATGCCGGGTGATCCTTCCGGTATCCAAACCGGTGATTGCAACAATGGTGCTTTTCTATGCCGTGGGTTGGTGGAATAATTATTTCAATCCCATGCTGTACCTAAGCTCTACCACCAAATTCCCTATGATGGTGAAATTAAAGCAGATGCTGGATACGGCTAAGATGATTGAAGTCAGCAGCAGTGAAGGATTGGTTCAGTCCACAGTAGCTGCGGAAACCTTTAAAGCGGCATCTATCATGGTGGTTACCCTGCCAATCATCTGTGTGTATCCATTTCTTCAAAAGTATTTTGTAAAGGGAGCCATGATAGGTTCGGTCAAGGGTTAG
- a CDS encoding ABC transporter permease has product MKNTSKKESKRPLIKDIRRDKWLYIFLTPIMAYFVIFKYLPMLGTIMAFQNFKFSTGFFESEWVGLEHFKRLFTGKNFYMILRNTLLLNAGSVLFGFPVPIILAIFLNEVKGRTFKKVTQSIMYLPHFMSWVVLGGILIGLLSPSSGIINHILKNVFGIQPIYFMGSRFWWPITFIISGIWQGAGWGTIIYLAAITGIDPQLYEAARIDGAGKLKQIRYVTLPCLKSTIVVMLILRMGSMMDVGFEQVYVMMNPAVRDVSEVISTYVYRVGIEGAQYSYTTAIGLFQSAVSCILVYTTNRISKKINGEGLW; this is encoded by the coding sequence ATGAAAAACACATCAAAAAAAGAGAGCAAAAGGCCATTAATCAAGGATATTCGACGGGATAAATGGCTGTATATTTTTTTGACCCCAATTATGGCCTATTTTGTCATTTTTAAGTATCTTCCCATGCTCGGAACAATTATGGCGTTCCAAAACTTTAAATTTTCCACCGGATTTTTTGAAAGTGAATGGGTCGGTCTTGAACATTTCAAGCGATTATTTACAGGCAAGAATTTCTATATGATTTTGAGAAATACTTTGCTGCTGAATGCAGGAAGCGTTTTGTTCGGGTTTCCGGTGCCCATTATCCTGGCAATATTCTTAAATGAGGTGAAGGGCAGGACCTTTAAGAAGGTGACCCAGAGCATCATGTATCTGCCTCACTTCATGTCCTGGGTGGTACTGGGAGGAATCTTAATTGGACTTCTCTCACCCAGTTCTGGCATTATCAATCATATACTGAAAAATGTATTTGGAATCCAGCCTATCTACTTCATGGGCAGCAGGTTCTGGTGGCCCATTACCTTCATCATCTCCGGTATCTGGCAGGGAGCCGGATGGGGAACCATCATTTATCTGGCAGCCATCACCGGAATCGACCCACAGCTTTATGAGGCGGCCCGCATAGACGGTGCAGGCAAGTTGAAACAGATCCGTTATGTGACCCTCCCCTGCTTAAAGAGCACCATCGTAGTCATGCTGATCTTACGGATGGGCTCCATGATGGATGTAGGATTTGAACAGGTATACGTCATGATGAACCCTGCGGTCCGCGATGTATCGGAGGTAATCAGCACTTATGTGTACCGGGTCGGTATCGAAGGCGCCCAGTACAGTTATACAACAGCAATCGGTCTGTTCCAGTCGGCGGTAAGCTGCATCTTAGTATACACCACCAACCGGATATCAAAGAAAATCAACGGCGAAGGCTTATGGTAG
- a CDS encoding molecular chaperone Hsp90, translated as MDKDILNYVVEKTNELVSAPSCSSEAKEAAQNWLAAIGTDREAAETKKYIDELEADIMPIDSLIGFAESDAGIQVFGADTAKHIAAHAIEIKSAGEKYCDCPACAAVAAILDKKDILLK; from the coding sequence ATGGACAAGGATATATTAAATTATGTTGTTGAAAAAACAAACGAATTAGTAAGTGCTCCATCATGTAGCAGTGAGGCAAAAGAAGCAGCTCAGAATTGGTTGGCCGCTATTGGAACTGATAGGGAAGCCGCAGAAACCAAAAAATATATTGATGAGCTTGAGGCAGATATAATGCCTATTGACAGTTTAATCGGCTTTGCAGAATCTGATGCTGGAATTCAGGTTTTTGGTGCGGACACTGCGAAGCATATCGCGGCACATGCAATTGAAATCAAGTCTGCCGGAGAGAAATATTGTGATTGCCCGGCTTGTGCTGCTGTAGCAGCGATTCTTGATAAGAAAGATATCCTTCTTAAATAA
- a CDS encoding GNAT family N-acetyltransferase: protein MNTDFVNLTTENLANEHLCCIIRSKKPHQGIDAKRKWLSERLNEGHVFRKSNAKATVFIEYAPLETAWVPITGDNYYYVYCLWVSGSAKGQGYGKSLMEYCLSDAKEKGKSGVCMLGANKQKAWLSDQSFAKKFGFEVVDTTDHGYELLALSFDGTMPKFAQQVKNQEIESKELTIYYDMQCPYVCQNIEMIKKHCDTNDIPVSLIQVDTLQKAKELPCVFNNWGVFYKGNFETVNLLDAAYLERILKK from the coding sequence ATGAATACTGATTTTGTAAACTTAACAACAGAAAATCTTGCCAATGAGCATTTATGCTGCATTATCCGCAGTAAAAAGCCCCATCAAGGCATTGACGCAAAGCGGAAATGGCTTTCAGAGCGATTAAATGAAGGTCATGTCTTTAGAAAGTCAAATGCAAAGGCCACAGTTTTTATAGAATATGCTCCTCTTGAAACTGCTTGGGTTCCCATAACTGGCGACAACTATTATTATGTGTATTGCTTATGGGTATCTGGCAGTGCCAAAGGACAAGGGTATGGGAAATCGCTGATGGAATATTGCTTGTCTGATGCGAAAGAAAAGGGAAAATCCGGCGTTTGTATGCTTGGAGCAAATAAGCAAAAAGCCTGGCTTTCTGACCAATCATTTGCAAAGAAGTTTGGTTTTGAGGTTGTTGATACTACCGATCATGGATATGAATTGCTTGCACTCTCTTTTGACGGAACAATGCCAAAGTTTGCACAACAGGTTAAAAACCAAGAAATCGAAAGCAAAGAACTAACAATTTATTATGATATGCAATGTCCCTATGTCTGTCAAAACATTGAGATGATAAAAAAACATTGTGATACAAATGACATTCCTGTATCCTTAATTCAAGTGGATACGCTGCAAAAAGCAAAGGAATTGCCTTGTGTTTTCAATAACTGGGGTGTGTTTTATAAAGGGAATTTTGAGACAGTGAATTTGTTAGATGCCGCATACTTAGAGAGAATACTCAAAAAATGA
- a CDS encoding Zn-dependent hydrolase, which translates to MIQCNFERMEDKIKTFSRFGDTGKGGITRFSLSDEALAARKEFVKRMEAIGASIVTDDMANIYATIAGTEDLPAIVSGSHMDSVRQGGNYDGILGVLTAMEVAETIVKEKIPHRHPITVIVWTNEEGARFEPAMMSSGVVCGKFNKETMLASQAKDIPGYTFGEALDKSGFKGKEENRLDPSKTKALVELHIEQGPVLEAEGIDIGVVEGVCGMINYEFTFTGQAGHAGTTPMKYRKDALYAAVKTIQYLHDELDQLDGKLVYTTGKFSAHPNIHTIIPDEVKFTLDARHQDSAVIKQVLEVIKKIPSVVEQCEVSYEEAWARKTVSFTTELVDYVELSAQECGYSNRRIYSGPGHDAQFAIDLVPTTMIFVPSVGGHSHCEIEYTPVESCLKGANILLNTILHVDKN; encoded by the coding sequence ATGATTCAGTGCAATTTTGAAAGAATGGAAGATAAGATTAAGACCTTCAGCAGGTTTGGAGATACAGGAAAGGGTGGGATTACCAGATTTTCCTTATCAGATGAAGCCTTAGCCGCAAGAAAAGAATTCGTGAAACGCATGGAGGCAATCGGTGCTTCCATTGTAACCGACGATATGGCAAATATATATGCAACCATTGCCGGAACAGAAGATTTACCTGCCATTGTATCAGGTTCCCATATGGATTCCGTACGCCAGGGCGGCAATTATGATGGGATTCTCGGTGTCCTAACAGCAATGGAGGTGGCAGAAACCATTGTAAAGGAAAAAATACCTCACAGGCATCCGATTACGGTTATAGTATGGACCAATGAAGAAGGTGCCAGGTTTGAACCGGCAATGATGTCTTCCGGTGTTGTTTGTGGAAAATTTAACAAGGAAACCATGCTGGCCTCGCAGGCAAAAGACATTCCAGGGTATACGTTCGGAGAGGCTTTGGATAAAAGCGGATTTAAAGGAAAGGAAGAAAACCGGCTGGATCCGTCCAAAACAAAGGCTTTGGTGGAACTTCACATTGAACAGGGCCCGGTATTAGAAGCAGAAGGGATCGATATAGGAGTGGTAGAAGGCGTCTGCGGTATGATCAATTACGAATTTACCTTTACCGGACAGGCTGGCCATGCAGGAACAACACCTATGAAATACCGTAAGGATGCCCTTTATGCTGCAGTCAAAACCATTCAATATCTCCATGATGAGCTGGACCAGTTAGATGGCAAGCTGGTTTATACCACGGGAAAGTTTTCTGCCCATCCGAATATTCACACCATAATACCGGATGAAGTGAAATTCACCCTGGATGCGAGACATCAGGATTCCGCAGTGATCAAGCAGGTACTTGAAGTTATCAAAAAAATTCCAAGCGTTGTGGAGCAATGCGAAGTGAGTTATGAGGAAGCATGGGCACGTAAGACCGTGAGCTTTACTACCGAACTGGTTGACTATGTGGAATTAAGTGCACAGGAATGCGGCTATTCCAATCGTAGAATATACAGCGGCCCTGGTCATGATGCGCAGTTTGCTATAGATTTGGTTCCCACCACCATGATATTCGTGCCAAGTGTGGGAGGGCATAGCCATTGTGAGATAGAATATACTCCGGTAGAAAGCTGTTTAAAAGGGGCGAATATACTTTTAAATACGATATTGCATGTTGATAAGAATTAG